A region of Salmo salar chromosome ssa17, Ssal_v3.1, whole genome shotgun sequence DNA encodes the following proteins:
- the chsta gene encoding carbohydrate sulfotransferase 10 isoform X1 — MQITMRHHWLLLGACGWVLLILVFANKFINFNARATDDYGEKTEMQSWTQPGVKTIKSLPAQKSDRRAPKSSDLSSVGPSSMANPTDWNTVETRRLELLSAVCKNDSLRNLTHTSINKFVLDRIFVCDKHKILFCQTPKVGNTQWKKVLIVLNGEFSTVEEIPENLVHDHEKNGLPRLSSLTEKEITKRLATYFKFFIVRDPFERLISAFKDKFVKNPRFEPWYKHDIAPAIIRKYRKSHRDNDNNKATTGLRFEDFIRYLGDEPGRRRMDRQFGEHVIHWVTYAELCAPCDITYSVVGHHETLERDAPYILKAAGIERLVSYPTIPPGITRYNRTKVERYFSGISKRDVRRLYGRYQGDFSLFGYPSPDFLLN; from the exons ATGCAAATAACGATGCGGCACCACTGGCTGCTCCTCGGGGCTTGCGGCTGGGTGTTGCTCATCCTCGTGTTTGCCAACAAGTTTATCAATTTTAACGCCAGAGCCACGGATG ACTATGGGGAGAAGACTGAGATGCAGAGTTGGACTCAACCAGGAGTTAAGACCATCAAATCACTTCCAGCTCAGAAATCAGACAGAAGAGCTCCCAAGTCATCAGATCTG tcctcAGTAGGCCCCTCCTCCATGGCCAACCCAACAGACTGGAACACTGTGGAGACGAGGCGTCTGGAGCTGCTGTCAGCCGTGTGTAAGAACGACTCCCTAAGGAACCTCACTCACACCTCAATCAACAAGTTTGTCTTGGACCGCATCTTTGTGTGCGACAAGCACAAGATCCTCTTCTGCCAGACCCCCAAAGTGGGCAACACTCAATGGAAGAAGGTCCTCATTGTTCTCAATG GAGAGTTCTCCACTGTGGAGGAGATCCCAGAGAACCTGGTTCATGACCATGAGAAGAACGGACTGCCCCGCCTCTCCTCTCTGACGGAGAAAGAAATCACTAAAAG GTTAGCCACGTACTTCAAGTTCTTCATCGTCAGAGACCCGTTCGAGCGTCTCATCTCCGCCTTCAAGGACAAGTTTGTGAAGAACCCGCGCTTCGAGCCCTGGTACAAGCACGACATCGCTCCCGCCATCATCCGCAAGTACCGCAAGAGTCACCGTGACAACGACAACAACAAGGCGACTACGGGCCTGCGCTTCGAGGACTTCATCCGTTACCTGGGCGATGAGCCCGGGCGCCGCCGCATGGACCGCCAGTTCGGGGAGCATGTTATCCATTGGGTGACGTACGCGGAACTCTGCGCCCCCTGTGACATCACGTACAGCGTCGTGGGGCACCATGAAACTCTAGAACGCGATGCCCCCTACATCCTGAAAGCTGCCGGGATAGAGCGTCTGGTATCATACCCCACCATCCCCCCAGGGATCACCCGTTACAACCGCACCAAGGTGGAGCGCTACTTCTCAGGCATCAGCAAGCGGGATGTCAGGCGGCTTTACGGCCGGTACCAAGGAGACTTCAGCCTCTTCGGCTACCCCAGCCCGGATTTCCTGCTAAACTGA
- the LOC106575914 gene encoding 60S ribosomal protein L31, translating to MAPTKKGEKKKGRSAINEVVTREYTVNIHKRIHGVSFKRRAPRALKEIRKFAMKEMGTPDVRIDTRLNKAVWTKGVKNVPYRMRVRLSRKRNEDEDSPNKLYTLVTYVPVTTYKGLQTVNVDEN from the exons ATGGCGCCTACCaagaagggagagaagaagaaggggCGTTCAGCCATCAATGAGGTGGTTACCAGAGAATACACCGTCAACATCCACAAGCGCATCCATGGAGT GAGCTTCAAGAGGAGAGCTCCTCGCGCTCTCAAGGAGATCCGCAAGTTCGCCATGAAGGAGATGGGGACTCCTGATGTACGCATCGACACCCGCCTGAACAAGGCTGTGTGGACCAAAGGCGTCAA GAACGTGCCATACAGGATGAGGGTACGATTGTCCAGGAAGCGCAATGAGGATGAAGACTCCCCAAACAAACTGTACACACTTGTCACGTATGTCCCTGTCACAACATACAAAG GTCTACAGACAGTCAATGTTGATGAGAATTAG